ACGCTGACAAATGAACCGTTGGGAGATACCATTGAGATTGATGAACAGACGCTCACCATTGGCATTGAGAAAAACAGTTGAAAGATATCCGATTTATCGTTATCTTTGCGCAACCATGCGGTAGCATGCATATGTGAACTTTATGGAAACCAAGGTTGTTGTATATAGACTCTGATTCCGAAAAGAGAGACACAGCCCATTTTATACATTAATCATTATGAGCGAAAAGACGAGATATTCAGATGAGGAATTGGACGAATTCCGTGCAATTATCAACGAGAAATTGCAGATTGCCCGGCAGGAATATGAGAATTACCGTGCTGCGGTGACCAACACTGACGGGAACGATACAGTGGATACCTCTCCTACATACAAGGTGCTGGAAGAGGGGGCATCTACCCTCTCGAAGGAGGAAGCCGGCAGACTGGCTCAACGGCAGATGAAGTTCATACAGAACCTGCAGGCCGCCTTGGTTCGTATTGAA
This genomic window from Dysgonomonadaceae bacterium zrk40 contains:
- a CDS encoding TraR/DksA family transcriptional regulator yields the protein MSEKTRYSDEELDEFRAIINEKLQIARQEYENYRAAVTNTDGNDTVDTSPTYKVLEEGASTLSKEEAGRLAQRQMKFIQNLQAALVRIENGTYGICRETGKLIPKERLRAVPHATLSIEAKSAKKR